The sequence GGCGATCGCGGACGGCGGTGCGGTCTGGTCGCTGCGCGGCACCTCGACGGGGCTGACGACGACCGGCGCCGTCGCGTTCAACCCGGTCGACCTGGGGCTCCTGGCGAAGAAGGCCCGGTTCGGCCTGAACCTGGCCGGCGACAACGGACCCGGCGTCAGCGGCTGAGCACGTACGAGGGCCCCTTCCGCGACGGCGGAAGGGGCCCTCGTACGTGCTGCGGGTATCAGGCGCGCTCGTCGCGCCCCTTCGCCTCGCGCTCGGCGTTCCGCTCCTTGATGCGGATGTTCTCCTTGCGGACGTCGGCCTGGGTGGCGCGCTCCTTCTGCAGCCACTCGGGGTTGTCCTGCTTCAGCGCGTCGATCTGCTCGGTGGTCAGCGGCTCGGTGACCCCGCCGCGGGCCAGGCCCGCGATGGAGACGCCCAGCTTGGAGGCGACCACGGGGCGGGGGTGCGGGCCGTTGTTCCGCAGGTCGCGCAGCCACTGGGGCGGATCGGCCTGGAGGGCCGCCAGCTCGGCGCGCGAGACGACACCGTCCTGGAATTCGGCGGGGGTGGCGTCGAGGTACACACCCAGCTTCTTCGCCGCGGTCGCGGGCTTCATGGTCTGGGTGGTCTGGTGGGACTTCATGGGGTCAAGGGTATCCAGCGCGTACGGCGTCCTCGACCACGGCCGGTAACCTGGCGGGGTGACAGGCCCGGAAGCAACCCCTTCGTTCCGGCTGGCGTACGTCCCCGGAGTGACCCCCACCAAATGGGTGCGGATCTGGAACGAGCGCCTGCCCGGCATCCCCCTGACCCTCGTCCAGGTGCCCGCGACCGGGGCCCAGGACCTGCTGCGCGCCGGTGAGGCCGACGCGGGGTTCCTCCGGCTGCCGGTGGAGGGCACGGATCTCAGCGCGATCCCCCTGTACACGGAGACGACCGTCGTCGTGATCCCGAAGGACCACCTCATCGCGGCGGTCGAGGAGCTGTCCGTCGCCGAGCTGGCCGACGAGATCGTGCTGCACCCGCTGGACGACGCCCTGGCCTGGGAGCGGCTGCCCGGCCGCCCGGCCATCGAGCGTCCGGCGACCACGGCGGACGCGATCGAGCTGGTGGCGGCGGGGGTGGGCGTCCTCGTGGTCCCGCAGTCGCTGGCCCGGCTGCACCACCGCAAGGACCTGACGTACCGGCCGCTGACGGACGCGCCCGAATCGCGTGTCGCGCTGTCGTGGCCGCAGGAGAAGACCACCGACCGGGTGGAGGACTTCATCGGCATCGTGCGCGGGCGGACCGTGAACAGCTCGCGCGGCCGTGCGGGGGCGGCGCCCGCCGACCGGGCGAAGGCGAAGGACAAGCCGAAGCGCCCTTCCGGTACGGGGACGGCGAAGGGCTCCCGGAGCGGCGCGGGCGGCTCCGGTGGAGCGAAGGGCGCCAAGAGCTCCAAGGGCGCACGCGGCGCTGCCGCCAAGCGCGGCAAGCCCCGCCGGAGGCCGTGACCGCGCTGTTGTCAGTGCCGACTGACAGCATCGGTGACCATGGAACCCACCGAACGCCCGATGCCGCCCCTCGACGCCGACGAGCGCACCGGCCTGGAGAGCTGGCTCGACTTCTACCGGGCCACCGTCGCCCTGAAGTGCGAAGGCCTCACCGACGAGCAGGCGCGCAGCGCCTCCGTACCGCCGTCGTCGCTGACGCTGCTAGGGCTCGTCCAGCACCTCGCCGAGGTCGAGCGGAACTGGTTCCGCCGGATTCTGACCGGTGAGGACGTGCCGCCGCTGTTCGGCCCGCCGGCCGGTCCGGGGGTCCACAGCGGGGGGTTCGACCTGCCCGCCGAGGCCACGTTCGCCGGGGCCGTCGCGGTCTGGCAGGAGGAGATCGCCGTGTCCCGCGCGGTGTGCGCCGGGCGGTCGCTGGAGGACTCGGCGCCCTTCATGGGCGGCGAGGTGAACCTCCGCTGGATCCACCACCACATGATCGGCGAGTACGCCCGCCACTGCGGTCACGCCGATCTGCTCCGCGAGCGGATCGACGGAAGCACCGGCGTGTGACGGGCCGGGTTTCCGGGACGGTCCGGGGAGATGTCAGGATGGATCCATGACGAGCCAGGTTTTCTTCGACATCACCATCAACGACGAGCCCGCCGGGCGGATCGTGTTCAATCTGTTCGACGACATCGTTCCCAAGACCGCCGAGAACTTCCGCCAGCTGGCGACCGGCCAGAACGGCTACGGCTACAAGGGCTCCTCCTTCCACCGGGTCATCCCGGCGTTCATGCTCCAGGGCGGCGACTTCACGCGCGGTGACGGCACCGGCGGCAAGAGCATCTACGGCGAGAAGTTCGCCGACGAGAACTTCAAGCTGGCGCACACCAAGCCCGGCCTGCTCTCCATGGCCAACGCCGGCCCGAACTCGAACGGTTCGCAGTTCTTCATCACGACCATCGTGACGTCCTGGCTGGACGGCAAGCACGTCGTCTTCGGCGAGGTCGCGGACGAGGACAGCATGGTCCTGGTCAAGCGGATCGAGTCCCTCGGCTCGCAGAGCGGCCGCACCAAGGCGAAGGTCACCATCGCCGACTCCGGGACCCTCTGACCCCGGACCCCCGGCACACAGCCCACGGCTGACCGAACGCGCCGCCCGACGTATCCCGTCGGGCGGCGCGTTCTCGTCATTCGGGCGCATGGTCCCGGCGCACACCCCTCGCACTGTCAACCGATAGTTGACACCTCGATGCTGTCAACTTACGGTTGACACATGACGCATCCCGTAGTCCCGACGCACCCCGTCCGCCTCGACGACCTGATCGACGCCATCAAGAAGGTCCACTCCGACGCCCTCGAACAGCTCCAGGACGCCGTCATCGCCGCCGACCACCTCGGCGACGTCGCCGACCACCTGATCGGCCACTTCGTCGACCAGGCGCGCCGCTCCGGCGCCTCCTGGACCGACATCGGCAGGAGCATGGGCGTCACCCGGCAGGCCGCCCAGAAGCGGTTCGTCGCCAAGGCCCCCGGCGAGGGCACCGACCTCGACCCGAGCCAGGGGTTCGGCCGCTTCACCCAGCGCGCCAAGAACGTGGTGATGGCCGCCCAGAACGAGGCGCGGGCGGCCGGCAACGCCGAGATCGGCACCGAGCACCTGGTCCTCGGCCTGATCGGCGAACCCGAGGGGCTGGCGGCGGCGTTCATCAAGGCGCAGGGAGTGGCCCTGGACACCGTCCGGCAGGCGGCCGGCGAGGCGCTGCCTCCGGCCACCGACGGCGAGCTCCCCGAGCTGATCCCGTACGACGCCGGCGCGCGCAAGGTGCTGGAGCTCACCTTCCGCGAGGCCCTGCGGATGGGGCACAACTACATCGGCACCGAGCACATCCTGCTCGCCCTGCTGGAGCACGAGGACGGGTCCGGCGTGCTCGGCGGCCTCGGCATCGACAAGGCCGCCGCCGAACAGGCCATCGCCGAGGCGCTCTCGATCCTCACCGCCGCGCAGGGGGCCTCCGCGTCCGGGGAAGGCACCGCCCAGGAGGGGTGACCTCCGTGCGGTGGAACCGCCGCCTCGGCCGAACGTGTCGCACCGCCCGCCCCCCGTACCGGCCTCTACGTTCGCGACGTGAGTACGTATACGGCAAGGGCGGAGCGGCGCGGACGGCTGCTGCGGCTCGGTGAGTGGTGCGCCCGCCACTGCGTGGTGGTCCTCGTCCTGTGGCTGCTGGCGCTGGGCGGGCTGCACGTCCTGCAGAGCGCCTTCGGAGGCACGTACTCCGACGACTTCGATCTGTCGGGTACGCAGTCCAGCACCGGTGCCGACCTGCTGCGGGCGCACGACCCGGCGGCGGGCGGCACCGGAGCCCAGGTGGTCCTGCACGACGCGCAGAAGCCGCTGACCGAGGTGAGCGGCCAGGTGGACCAGGTGGTGGGGAACCTGGAGAAGCTGCCGCACGTCCTGTCCGCCCAGAACCCCCTGCCCTCGTCGTCCTCCGCCACGTCCACCTCGCTGTCGAAGGACGGGAAGACGGCGTACATCACCGTACGGTTCGACGTGAACCCGACCTCGCTGGACGACTCCTACCTCGACCAGGTCGACACGGCGGTGAAGCCGCTGCGCAGCGCCGGGGTGCAGGTGGAGTACGGGGGTCCGCTGGGGGAGCTCGCCCGGCCCGAGACCAGTGACTTCACCAGCGAGGCCATCGGCTTCGCGGTCGCGGTGATCGTCCTGCTCATCGGCTTCGGGAGCGTCATCGCCGCGGGCCTGCCGCTGGTCACCGCGCTGATCGCGGTGATCGTGGGGGTGAGCTGTCTGGGGCTGCTGGCCGCGCTCACCACCTTCGCCAGTGTCTCGCCGACGCTGGCCACCATGATCGGGCTCGGCGTCGGCATCGACTACGCGCTCTTCCTGATCACCCGCCACCGGCAGCTCGTCATGGACGGCGACGACCCCGTACGGGCGGCCGGCCGGGCGGTGGCCACCAGCGGGCGCGCCGTGCTGGTGTCCGGCTGCACGGTCGTCGTCGCACTCGCCGGGCTCTACGTCTCGCGGGTGTCCTTCATCGGCAAGCTCGGGGCCGCCGCCGCGGTGACCGTGGTCACCGCCGTCCTCGGCGCGCTCACCCTGGTACCCGCCCTGCTGGGGCTCGTCGGCCGGCGGATCGACCGCTTCCGGGTCCGGCCGCCGGTCGCCGAGGGAGGGGCCGGGGCCGGCGTGGAGCAGCAGGGCGGCTGGCACCGCTACGCCCGGCGGGTGGAGCGGCGGCCGTGGTGGTTCCTGCTCGCCGGGGTGGTCGTGGTGGGTGTCCTCGCGGTCCCGCTGTTCTCCATCCGGCTCGGGCACATCGACGACGGGGCCGATCCGACGAGCTTCACCGACCGGCGCGCGTTCGACCTGATCTCCACCGCCTTCGGACCCGGCGCCAACGGGCCCTTCACCCTGGTCGTGGACCAGCGGTCGGTGCCGGACTCGGACCGTTCGGCGCTCGCGTCCGACCTGAAGAAGGCGCTCACCGACGTGCCCGGCGCGGCGAGCGTCGGCGCGCTGCAGCCGACGAGCGACAACGCGCTGCTCGTCGGGACCGCCGTGTCGAAGGACGCCCCGCAGGACGCGGGGACGACGGACCTGTTCAAGCGCCTCAAGGACGACGTACTGCCCGAGGGCGTGTCGGGCACGAAGGCCACCGGCTATGTGACCGGGACGACCGCCGCCCAGGAGGACTTCCTCGCGATCATCGCCGCCCGGCTGCCCGAGATCATCGCCGTCGTGGTGGGCCTCGCCTTCCTCATCATTCTGATCGTCTTCCGCGGTGTGCTGGTCGCGGTGAAGGCCGCCGTCCTCAACCTGCTCTCGATCGCCGCCTCGTACGGGGTGGTGGTGGCCGTCTTCCAGTGGGGCTGGGGCGGTCCCTCGCTGGGTGTCTCCGGGACGGTGCCCATCGAGAGCTATGTGCCGATGATGATGTTCGCCATCGTCTTCGGGCTGAGCATGGACTACGAGGTGTTCCTGATCTCACGGGTGCACGAGGCATGGCTGCGCGCCCGGGACAGCAGGGGCGCCGTCGCCCACGGTCTGGAGATCACGGCCCGGGTCATCACCTGCGCCGCGCTCATCATGGTCAGCGTCTTCGCGGCGTTCATCCTCAGCGACGACATCGTGGTCAAGATGCTCGGCCTCGGGCTCGCGGTCAGCGTGCTCATCGACGCCACCGTCGTACGGCTGCTCCTGGTCCCCGCGGTGATGACGCTGCTCGGCCGCGCGGCGTGGTGGGCGCCCCGGTGGCTGGACCGGGCGCTGCCGCACATCGACACCGAGGGCGAGACACCGTCCGGGCCGCCCCCGGCTACAGGCGCAGGCTCCAGCGGCGCGGCAGGCCGGTGAGGGTGACGGCGGCGAGCGGGCTGACGTCGAGGTTCCAGTACGAGGACGGCGGGGCCTTCAGCGCGTAGACGAGGGCGGCCCGGACGACGGCGGGCTCGGCGACGGCGACGATCGCGCCGTCGCAGGCGGGGCGGGTGTCCAGCCAGCCGCCTATCCGGGAGATGAAGGCGAGCAGCGGTTCACCGCCGTGCGGCGCGGAGCGCGGGTCCGCCAGCCAGGCGTCCACGGCCGCCGGTTCGCGGGCGGTGACCTCGGCGAGGGTGTGGCCCCGCCAGCGGCCCATGTCGCAGTCACGCAGGGCCGGCTGGACCAGCGGGTGGAAGCCGAGCGCGTCGCCGGTGGCGCGGCTGCGCGGGGTCGGTGAGCAGTAGCGCAGTTCGGCGGCGCCCAGGGGCACCAGGGCCGGGGCGGCGAACGAGACGGCGTGCCAGCCGGCCTCGTCGAGCGGCCGGTCGTCGTCGAAACGCTCGGCGAGCAGGGCGGAGCCGCGCGCGGCGGCGACGAGCGTGACCCGAACACTCATGGGCGCGATCGTGGGGCGGATCGCGACGCGGGTCAAGAGGTCTTTCGCGCACTCCTACGCCGGAGTAGCCCGGCCGGCGGGCGGCTCCGTCGCCGGTGTGCCCTCCCACGCCGTACGCAGCCGGTGCACGCCCTCCGCGAGTTCGGCCGGTCCGGCGGCGGAGACGAAGCTCAGCCGGATGTGCGGCGCGGGGGGCTCGGCGCAGAAGTAGGGCCGTCCCGGCGCGACGGCCACCCCCGCGCGCAGCGCCGCCTGGACCATGGCGGACTCGTCCGTACCGGCCTCGGACTCGGGCAGGCGCAGCCAGAGGTAGCCGCCGCCCGTCGGCAGGTGCGGCAGCCCGATGCCGGGCAGGGTCGCGCGCAGGGCCGCCGCCGTCGCCGTGCGCCGGGCCCCGAGTTCGGCGGACACGGCACGCAGGTGCCGGCTCCAGGCGGGCGAGCCGACCAGTTCGAGCGCGGCCTCCTGGAGGGGCCGGGGCACGAAGAAGCTGTCGACGATCTGGATGCCCCGCAGCCGTTCCAGGGCCGGGCCCCGGGCGGCGAGCGCGCCCACGCGCAGGCTGGGCGAGGCGGCCTTGGTGAGCGAGCGGGTGTGCACGACGACTCCGTCGGGGTCGTCGGCGGCGAGCGGCCGGGGCAGCGGTCCCGCGTCGTCGTGGGCGAGGAGGCGGGCGAAGTCGTCCTCGACGACGAAGGCGCCGGCCTCCCGGGCGATCCGGACGACCTCGGGGCGCCGGGCCTCGGACAGGACGGTGCCGGTCGGGTTCTGGAAGAGCGGCTGGCAGACGAAGACGCGGGCCCCGGTGGCGTGGAAGGCGGCGGCGAGCAGGTCGGGGCGGACGCCGTCGGAGTCCACGGGGACGGGCACGGGCCGCAGCCCGGCCGCGCGGGCGGCCGCCAGCATGCCCGGGTAGGTGGGCGACTCGACGAGGACGGGCGCGCCGGGCGGGGCGAGCGCCCGCAGCGCCGTGGCCAGGGCGCCCTGTCCGCCGGCGGTGATCAGCACGTCGGCGGCGCCGTGCGCGGGGCCGATGCCGCGGGCGAACCAGGCACGCAGTTCGGTGAGCCCGTCGAGGGGCGGGCGGCTCCAGGCGCCGGGGCGGCGGCCGGCTCGGGCCAGGGCCGCGGCGAGGGCCCGTTCGGGCTGGAGCGAGGCGTGCAGATAGCCGCCGTTGAGCTCGATGACACCGGTGGGCGGGGCGGCGAGGCTGGCCAGGAGGCCGGACACGTCGACGCTGCGGGGCACCGCCTCCGGGGAGCCGTCTCCGCTGAGCGAGACCTCCTGCCAGGAGGTGTCACCGGCCGGGGGCGCCGCCTGGGAGGGAGGCCGGGCGCGGTAGGCACCGGAGCCGGGGCGGGTGACGACAAGTCCTTCGGCGGCGAGCTGGGCGACGGCCCGCGACACGGTGACGGGGCCGGCCCGGAAGCGTTCAACGAGGGCCCGACTGGACGGCAGCTTCTCACCAGGAGAGTAGCGGTTCACTTCCTCCCGCAGCGCTGCGGTCAACTCCCCCACACTGCTACGCTCTTGCATGAGAGCTGAGGATAGCGCTACTTCCGCGACGACGATAGCGGTCGCATCCGTCGGGGGCCGCCCGGTCCCTTCCGCCCCGGCCCGTCGGGGGACGCTGCTCGCCCTGCTGGGCGTGGTGACGTTCTCGCTGACCTTCCCCTCCACCGTGTGGGGCCTGGAGAGCTTCGGCCCCTGGTCGCTGGTGGCGCTGCGCAGCCTGCTGGCGGCGGCACTCGCCGGCGCCCTGCTGCTCGCGGGCCGGGTGCGGGTGCCGGGCCGCGAGCACTGGGCGGGGATCGCCGTGGTGGCGGGCGGTGTGGTGGTCGGCTTCCCGCTGCTGACGACGCTGGCGCTGCGCACGTCGACGACCTCGCACGCCGCGGTGGTCGTGGGGCTGCTCCCGCTGACCACGGCGGTCTTCTCCTCGCTGCGGACGGGGACGCGTCCACCGCGCGCCTTCTGGGCGGCGGCGGTGGCCGGCGCGGCCGTGGTGGCCGTCTTCACCGCGGCGCAGAGCGGCGGGGCGCTGTCGGCCGGCGATCTCTTCCTGTTCGGGGCGCTGCTGGTGTGCGCCGCGGGGTACACCGAGGGGGGCAGGCTGGCGAAGGTGATGCCGGGGTGGCAGGTGACCGGCTGGGCGCTGATCCTCACGCTGCCGCTCAATCTGGCCTGGGCGGCCGTGGCGCTGGCGCACGAGCCGGTGCGGCCGAGCGTGCACGGGGTCGTCGGGCTGGTCTGGGTGGCGGCCGTCTCCACGTTCCTCGGCCTGTACGTCTGGTACCGGGGCATGGCCGAGATCGGGGTGGCGCGGGCCAGCCAGCTCCAGCTGGCCCAGCCGCTGCTGACCCTGTTCTGGTCGTTCTTCCTCCTCGGCGAGGAGGTCGCCGCGGCGGCCCCCGTGGCCGCGGTCGCGGTCCTGGTCTGCATCGCGCTCACCCAGCGCGCGGCCCGCCCCCGGTCATAGACTGGCGGCAGCACCGCAACACGCCACCCGCGAGGAGGTCACTCCCGATGGAGGCACACAAGGGCGACCAGCTGCTGACGCACGGCAGGACCGTGGGGCAGCACGACCGGGTCGCGGAGATCGTCGAAGTGCTCGGGGACGGGGGCTCTCCCCCGTACCGCGTCCGCTTCGACGACGGACATGAACATCTGCTCGCCCCGGGCCCCGACACCGTCGTCCAGCACACGGGCTGCGCGGCGGGCCGGGACGCGGACATCACGTAACCGGCCGCGTGACCGTCAGCGCGGCGGCCTCGCGCGGGTCCGGTAGTGGTCGGCGACCAGCCGGTCCATCGCGCCGATCCGGTCCGCGGCCACGCTCTTCGCCGAGAAGTACGCGTGGCCGCGGACCTGGTCGTGCCCGGCCGCGAGGGCGATGTGGCGGGACAGCTCCGCCGGGTCCTGCCAGGCGGCGGGCTGGGCCGGGTCGCCGCACTTGTACAGGGCCTCGCCGATGAACAGGTCGACGCCCGTGCCGCGTACGGTGTCGGACCACCAGGGTACGAGGACGGCGTAGTCGGCCGCCTCGTTGCCGATGTGCCAGTACAGCTGCGGGCAGATGTAGTCCAGCCAGCCCTTCCGGATCCAGCCGCGCGTGTCCGCGTACAGGTCGTCGTAGGTCTGCACCCCCGCCCGGGTCCGCGAGCCCGCCGGGTCGGTGCCGGCGTTGCGCCATACGCCGAAGGGGCTGATGCCGAACCGGACGCCGGGCTTCAGCGCCTTGACGCGCTCGGCGGTCTCGCGCACCAGCCGGTCCGTGTTGTCGCGGCGCCAGGCGGCCCGGTCGGGGAAGCCGGCGCCGTACTTCTCGTACGCGGCACCGTCCGCGAAGGTCTGGCCGGCCACCGGGTACGGATAGAAGTAGTCGTCCCAGTGCACGGCGTCGATGTCGTAGCGGCGGACCGCGTCGAGCATCGCGTCCTGGACGAAGGCGCGGACCTCGGGCAGGCCCGGGTTGTAGTAGAGCTTGCCGCCGTACGGCAGCACCCAGCCGGGGTTGCGGCGCGCCGGGTGGGAGGCGGTCAGCCGTGCGGGGTCGGTGTGGTTCGCGACCCGGTACGGGTTGAACCAGGCGTGCAGCTCCAGGCCCCGGTCGTGCGCCTCCCGGACGGCGGTGCCCAGCGGGTCCCAGCCGGGGTCCTTGCCCTGCGTCCCGGTCAGACACTCGGCCCACGGCTCGTACGGCGAGGGCCACAGCGCGTCGGCGGTCGGGCGGACCTGGAGGATGACCGCGTTGAGCTTCCGCTCCACGGCGCCGTCGAGATGGGCGGTCAGCTCGGCCCGCTGGGCGGCGGCCGACAGCCCCGGCCTCGACGGCCAGTCGGTGTTGGCCACGGTCGCGACCCACATCCCGCGCAGCTCGCGCCGCACCACATCGCGCCCGGCGGCCGGACCGGGCAGCGCCCGGGCCCCCCGGGGCCGCGCCACCGCGTCACCGGCCACCGTCGCCGCGCCCACCGCGCCGGCCACCGCCCCGGCCGCCCCGGTCACGAATCCTCTTCGTGGCATTCCTCGCATCGCGTCGCACCCGCTCTCTCTCCGCACTCGAACAAATCCCGGCAATCCGGGCACCAAGGGTGTCCGGAGCCGAGCATGCACGCCCCGGCCTGCTATCCCTGGTAAGGCGCGGAGTAACGTCGGGGGGTCGTGGTGGGGCCCGGAACCAGACGGAAGCCGCCGAACGGGAACAGCGAAAGGCACGAGGTGACGGACTCTATGGCCGACATTGCACGCGTCGGAGTGGTGGGCTGCGGCCAGATGGGCGCCGGCATCGCGGAGGTGTGCGCGCGCAGCGGCCTCGACGTCAAGGTGGCCGAGACGACCGGTGAGGCGCTGGAGATAGGGCGCACCCGGCTCCACAACTCCCTGACGAAGGCCGCCGAGCGCGGCAAGATCACGGCGGAGGAGCGCGACGAGACCCTGGGGCGGCTCAGCTTCACCACGGACCTCGGCGAGTTCGCCGACCGTGACCTCGTCATCGAGGCCGTCGTGGAGAACGAGCAGGTCAAGACCGAGATCTTCCAGGTCCTCGACCAGGTGGTGACCCGCCCGGACGCCATCCTCGCCTCCAACACCTCCTCGATCCCGCTGGTGAAGCTGGCCGTCGCGACCTCCCGCCCGGACCAGGTCATCGGCATCCACTTCTTCAACCCGGCGCCGGTGCAGAAGCTCGTCGAGCTGATCCCCGCGCTGACCACGTCGGACGAGACCATCAAGCGCTCCGAGGCCGTGGTCCAGGACGTCCTGGGCAAGCACCCGATCCGCGCCCAGGACCGCTCCGGCTTCGTCGTCAACGCCCTGCTGATCCCGTACCTGCTCTCCGCGATCCGGATGTTCGAGTCGGGCATCGCCAGCCGCG is a genomic window of Streptomyces sp. NBC_00708 containing:
- a CDS encoding histidine phosphatase family protein, which encodes MSVRVTLVAAARGSALLAERFDDDRPLDEAGWHAVSFAAPALVPLGAAELRYCSPTPRSRATGDALGFHPLVQPALRDCDMGRWRGHTLAEVTAREPAAVDAWLADPRSAPHGGEPLLAFISRIGGWLDTRPACDGAIVAVAEPAVVRAALVYALKAPPSSYWNLDVSPLAAVTLTGLPRRWSLRL
- a CDS encoding MMPL family transporter, with translation MSTYTARAERRGRLLRLGEWCARHCVVVLVLWLLALGGLHVLQSAFGGTYSDDFDLSGTQSSTGADLLRAHDPAAGGTGAQVVLHDAQKPLTEVSGQVDQVVGNLEKLPHVLSAQNPLPSSSSATSTSLSKDGKTAYITVRFDVNPTSLDDSYLDQVDTAVKPLRSAGVQVEYGGPLGELARPETSDFTSEAIGFAVAVIVLLIGFGSVIAAGLPLVTALIAVIVGVSCLGLLAALTTFASVSPTLATMIGLGVGIDYALFLITRHRQLVMDGDDPVRAAGRAVATSGRAVLVSGCTVVVALAGLYVSRVSFIGKLGAAAAVTVVTAVLGALTLVPALLGLVGRRIDRFRVRPPVAEGGAGAGVEQQGGWHRYARRVERRPWWFLLAGVVVVGVLAVPLFSIRLGHIDDGADPTSFTDRRAFDLISTAFGPGANGPFTLVVDQRSVPDSDRSALASDLKKALTDVPGAASVGALQPTSDNALLVGTAVSKDAPQDAGTTDLFKRLKDDVLPEGVSGTKATGYVTGTTAAQEDFLAIIAARLPEIIAVVVGLAFLIILIVFRGVLVAVKAAVLNLLSIAASYGVVVAVFQWGWGGPSLGVSGTVPIESYVPMMMFAIVFGLSMDYEVFLISRVHEAWLRARDSRGAVAHGLEITARVITCAALIMVSVFAAFILSDDIVVKMLGLGLAVSVLIDATVVRLLLVPAVMTLLGRAAWWAPRWLDRALPHIDTEGETPSGPPPATGAGSSGAAGR
- a CDS encoding peptidylprolyl isomerase, with protein sequence MTSQVFFDITINDEPAGRIVFNLFDDIVPKTAENFRQLATGQNGYGYKGSSFHRVIPAFMLQGGDFTRGDGTGGKSIYGEKFADENFKLAHTKPGLLSMANAGPNSNGSQFFITTIVTSWLDGKHVVFGEVADEDSMVLVKRIESLGSQSGRTKAKVTIADSGTL
- a CDS encoding family 10 glycosylhydrolase, with translation MTGAAGAVAGAVGAATVAGDAVARPRGARALPGPAAGRDVVRRELRGMWVATVANTDWPSRPGLSAAAQRAELTAHLDGAVERKLNAVILQVRPTADALWPSPYEPWAECLTGTQGKDPGWDPLGTAVREAHDRGLELHAWFNPYRVANHTDPARLTASHPARRNPGWVLPYGGKLYYNPGLPEVRAFVQDAMLDAVRRYDIDAVHWDDYFYPYPVAGQTFADGAAYEKYGAGFPDRAAWRRDNTDRLVRETAERVKALKPGVRFGISPFGVWRNAGTDPAGSRTRAGVQTYDDLYADTRGWIRKGWLDYICPQLYWHIGNEAADYAVLVPWWSDTVRGTGVDLFIGEALYKCGDPAQPAAWQDPAELSRHIALAAGHDQVRGHAYFSAKSVAADRIGAMDRLVADHYRTRARPPR
- a CDS encoding PLP-dependent aminotransferase family protein, whose amino-acid sequence is MQERSSVGELTAALREEVNRYSPGEKLPSSRALVERFRAGPVTVSRAVAQLAAEGLVVTRPGSGAYRARPPSQAAPPAGDTSWQEVSLSGDGSPEAVPRSVDVSGLLASLAAPPTGVIELNGGYLHASLQPERALAAALARAGRRPGAWSRPPLDGLTELRAWFARGIGPAHGAADVLITAGGQGALATALRALAPPGAPVLVESPTYPGMLAAARAAGLRPVPVPVDSDGVRPDLLAAAFHATGARVFVCQPLFQNPTGTVLSEARRPEVVRIAREAGAFVVEDDFARLLAHDDAGPLPRPLAADDPDGVVVHTRSLTKAASPSLRVGALAARGPALERLRGIQIVDSFFVPRPLQEAALELVGSPAWSRHLRAVSAELGARRTATAAALRATLPGIGLPHLPTGGGYLWLRLPESEAGTDESAMVQAALRAGVAVAPGRPYFCAEPPAPHIRLSFVSAAGPAELAEGVHRLRTAWEGTPATEPPAGRATPA
- a CDS encoding LysR substrate-binding domain-containing protein, yielding MTGPEATPSFRLAYVPGVTPTKWVRIWNERLPGIPLTLVQVPATGAQDLLRAGEADAGFLRLPVEGTDLSAIPLYTETTVVVIPKDHLIAAVEELSVAELADEIVLHPLDDALAWERLPGRPAIERPATTADAIELVAAGVGVLVVPQSLARLHHRKDLTYRPLTDAPESRVALSWPQEKTTDRVEDFIGIVRGRTVNSSRGRAGAAPADRAKAKDKPKRPSGTGTAKGSRSGAGGSGGAKGAKSSKGARGAAAKRGKPRRRP
- a CDS encoding DinB family protein, which codes for MEPTERPMPPLDADERTGLESWLDFYRATVALKCEGLTDEQARSASVPPSSLTLLGLVQHLAEVERNWFRRILTGEDVPPLFGPPAGPGVHSGGFDLPAEATFAGAVAVWQEEIAVSRAVCAGRSLEDSAPFMGGEVNLRWIHHHMIGEYARHCGHADLLRERIDGSTGV
- a CDS encoding 3-hydroxybutyryl-CoA dehydrogenase, producing MADIARVGVVGCGQMGAGIAEVCARSGLDVKVAETTGEALEIGRTRLHNSLTKAAERGKITAEERDETLGRLSFTTDLGEFADRDLVIEAVVENEQVKTEIFQVLDQVVTRPDAILASNTSSIPLVKLAVATSRPDQVIGIHFFNPAPVQKLVELIPALTTSDETIKRSEAVVQDVLGKHPIRAQDRSGFVVNALLIPYLLSAIRMFESGIASREDIDNGMEMGCAHPMGPLKLADLIGLDTVASVADSMYAEYKEPLYAAPPLLQRMVDAGRLGRKTGSGFYPYA
- a CDS encoding DUF5997 family protein, with amino-acid sequence MKSHQTTQTMKPATAAKKLGVYLDATPAEFQDGVVSRAELAALQADPPQWLRDLRNNGPHPRPVVASKLGVSIAGLARGGVTEPLTTEQIDALKQDNPEWLQKERATQADVRKENIRIKERNAEREAKGRDERA
- a CDS encoding DMT family transporter, which produces MRAEDSATSATTIAVASVGGRPVPSAPARRGTLLALLGVVTFSLTFPSTVWGLESFGPWSLVALRSLLAAALAGALLLAGRVRVPGREHWAGIAVVAGGVVVGFPLLTTLALRTSTTSHAAVVVGLLPLTTAVFSSLRTGTRPPRAFWAAAVAGAAVVAVFTAAQSGGALSAGDLFLFGALLVCAAGYTEGGRLAKVMPGWQVTGWALILTLPLNLAWAAVALAHEPVRPSVHGVVGLVWVAAVSTFLGLYVWYRGMAEIGVARASQLQLAQPLLTLFWSFFLLGEEVAAAAPVAAVAVLVCIALTQRAARPRS
- a CDS encoding DUF1918 domain-containing protein translates to MEAHKGDQLLTHGRTVGQHDRVAEIVEVLGDGGSPPYRVRFDDGHEHLLAPGPDTVVQHTGCAAGRDADIT
- a CDS encoding ATP-dependent Clp protease ATP-binding subunit translates to MTHPVVPTHPVRLDDLIDAIKKVHSDALEQLQDAVIAADHLGDVADHLIGHFVDQARRSGASWTDIGRSMGVTRQAAQKRFVAKAPGEGTDLDPSQGFGRFTQRAKNVVMAAQNEARAAGNAEIGTEHLVLGLIGEPEGLAAAFIKAQGVALDTVRQAAGEALPPATDGELPELIPYDAGARKVLELTFREALRMGHNYIGTEHILLALLEHEDGSGVLGGLGIDKAAAEQAIAEALSILTAAQGASASGEGTAQEG